The Streptomyces sp. NBC_01268 genome segment CCTGTCGCGAGTCGGTTACGGAGTGGTCCCTTCGCCCTAGGTCCGTGAACGCCCTGTGGCCCCCGTATGGCAGTCGTGTTGCACCACCACCGGAACCGTTGAGCCCGCCCGTTCCCCCGCCTAACGTCTTACTCGTCGCCACCACGACCGTGTGCCCGAGTGGTTGAGGGGCTCGCCTGCAAAGCGAGTTACGTCGGTTCGATTCCGATCACGGTCTCCGAGGAAGGGGCGCCCCGCGGAAGGGGCGCCCCTTCTCCCCGTTCCGGCCCGCCCCGCTCCCCCGAGTAGGCTCTCCCTCGCTCAGGGGAATTCAGGGGGGATTCGCAAGTGGAACGGCCGTACCGCCTCGTCACGCGTCTGGACCCGTCCCAGGACCGCCCGGCCCCGCACCCTTCCCCGCCCCCGGTCCCGTGCCGCCGCTTCATCGCCCGCGGCACGACGAGCGACCGTACGGTGCTCCTCACGGCCCCGCTCCCCGGCGCCGACCCGGTGCTCTTCCGGGCGGAGGCGGAGGCCGCGCAGCGCCTCGCGCCGCCGTGGACGTTCCCGGTGACGGAGACCGACGGAGCCGCACACGGCGCGGACGCGTGGTTCACGACCCCGTACGTCCCCGCGCTCCCGCTCCCCGTGGCGCTGGCCGTGCACGGCGGCCCGTTGCCGGAGGAAACGGTACGGGTGATCGGCGCGGCCCTCGCGGAGACGCTGACCGCTCTGCACGCGCAGGGGGTGGCACACGCGGGCGTGGCCCCGGCGTCGGTGCTGCTGACGGCGGACGGCCCGCGGCTCACGTGCTTCGGCGCGGCCCGCGCCACGGACCGGGTGGACCGGGCGGCACAGGCCCCCGAGCAGGCGACGGGCGGGCTGCCGCGCCCACCGGGCGACGTGTACGGGCTGGGCGCGGTCCTCGCGTACGCCGCGACCGGCCACACCGTCCCCGAGCGCTCGGAACTCCCGTCCGCGCTGGGCGCGACGATCACCGCCTGCCTCACCCGCGACCCGGCGCACCGCCCGTCCGCCGCGGCCCTGCTGCCCGCCCTGTCCCCACCCACCCCGCACGGGACGGTGCTCGGCTCGGCCACGACGCTCCTCACCCCGGACTGGCTCCCGCCCCGCGTGGTGGCGGCACTGGCCCACCAGTCCGCGGCACTGCTGGCCGCCGACCTGGCGGTGACGGCCGAGACGGCCGAGACGGCCGAGGCGCCGGGCCCCGGCGGCGGAAGCGCGACCGGTAACGACCACGGGCACGGCAGCGGAACCGGGCACGGGCATGACGGGCTCGGGCAAGGACGCGGGCACGACGGGCAAGGGCGCGGGCATGACGGGCAAGGGCGCGGGCATGACCGGCTCGGGCAAGCCCACGGGCACGGGATCGGAATCGGAAACTGACCATGCTCTCCCCCCTGACCCACGACGACCCGTCCACCGTCGCCGCGTACCGCCTGCTGGCCCGCCTGGGCTCCGGCGGCATGGGCACGGTGTACCTGGCGCGGACGCCGGGCGGCCGGACGGTCGCGCTGAAGACGGTGCACGCGCGCCTGGCGGCCGACCCCGCGTTCCGTACCCGTTTCCGACTGGAGGCGGACGCGGCCCGCATCATCGGGGACCGCCACGGCGCGGCCGTCGTCGACGCGGATCCGCTCGCCGAGACGCCGTGGCTGGCCACGGAGTACGTCCTGGGCCCGCCGCTGGACGACGCGGTCGCCCTGGCCGGCCCGCTGCCGGAACCGACCGTCCGCGCCGTGGGCGCCGCTCTCGCGGGGGCGCTGCGGCAGCTGCACTCGTCGGACGTGGTGCACCGTGATCTGAAGCCGTCGAACATCCTGGTCACCGCGCACGGCCCGAAGGTGATCGACTTCGGCATCGCCCGCGCGGCCGGCGACGCCCGGCTCACCTCCACGGGCGCGGCGGCCGGCACCCCGGCGTACATGTCGCCGGAGCAGGCCTCGGGCGAGGAACACACCCCGGCGGGCGACGTGTTCGCGCTCGCGGGCGTGCTGGTCTTCGCGGCGACGGGCCAGGCACCGTTCGGCTCGGGCGCCCCGGCCGACCTCCTCTACCGCGTCCGCTACGCCGACCCGGACCTGTCGGCCGTGCCGCCGTCGCTGGGCCCCCTGCTGGCCGCCTGCCTGGCGAAGGACCCGTCGGCCCGCCCGGCGCCGGCCACCCTGATCGCGGAACTCCACGACGGCCGGGGCCAGTTCGCGGACCACCTGCCGCCCCCGCTGCTCGCCGCGATCGCCCGCCGCGCGACGGACGTCTGGCACCCGCACCCGCCCCGCCTCCCGGCACCGGCGGAGGACCCGTACACGACGGCGGTGGCGGCCCCGCCGCGCCGCCTCTCCCGCCGCGGTCTCCTCGCCCTGGGCGGCGGCGCGGCCCTCGCCGCGGCGGGCGCGGGCGCGGGCCTCTGGGCCTGGCGCGGAAGGGAACCCCAGCCGAAGAGCGGACCGCGGACGCCGCCCGCCGGCGGCACCGGGGCGGCCCCGTCGTCGCTGTGGAACGCGGAGATGGCGACGCCGGAGAAGGACGAGCGCACGTTCCCGATGGTCCTGGGCGACCAGGTCGCCCTGGTCGCCGGGATGGGGGTGGTGTTCAGCGACGTCGCGACCGGCAGGACCGCCGGCGTGTGCAGCGCCGACACCACGCCGTGGACGGCGGTCGCCGACGAGGCGGGCGTGGTCCACGCCGTGCAGCGGAAGTTGGAGACCGAGCACTTCGACCTGGTCGTGCGGACGGTGGACAGGAAGAAGTACGCGCTGCGCCCGTCCGGCATCACGGTCAAGGGCCTCAACGCCAACATGGACGCGACCCAGTTGCTGTGCGCGGCGGGCGGCGTCCTGTACCTGGCGGGCGCGACGGGCGTCCCGGACGCGCTGCGCTCGCACCACCTGGTGGCCGTGAACACCCGGACGGGACGGGAGATGTGGCGCACGCCCCTGGGCGACAAGGCCGCGGGCCCCGGCTCCGGCGTCGACAGCACGGACCGCCGTTACGTGATGGCGTCGGCGGTCGCCGGAGACCGCCTCATCACGTTCGAGAGCTACAACGAGTTCGACGACACGACCCGGGTCGTCGCCCGCGACACCCGCACGGGCGCCGTGCGCTGGCGCAAGGACATCGACGTGCCGCGGGACACGGTCTCCCTCAACCAGCCGTGCCTGGACGGAACCCACCTCTACACGGGCGGTACGAACCTCTCGGCGCTGCGGCTGAGCGACGGCGGCACGGCCTGGGAGCAGCGGGTCTCGGCGCAGGACCCGTTCTCCGCGCCCGTACTGGGGGACGGCGCGGTCTACGCGGTGGTGGAGGGCGGCGCGTACGCCGTCGACACGGCCACGGGCACGGGCACGGGCACGAAGCTGTGGCAGGAGAGGGCCGACACCGACAACCCGGCCCTGCCCGACAAGGACCAGTCCCTCGCACTGGGCGACCGGTACCTCTACTACCGGTCCGAGCGGGGCCTGGCGGCGGTGGACCTGAAGACGCGGCGCAGGGCCTGGGTGTACGGGACGGACGCGGACCATGTGGTGGCGCACCGGAAGACGGGCCGGATGTTCGCGGTGGGCGACCGCTTCATGATCGCCCTGCCGCTGAAGTGACACCCACCGCCCCGCACGCCCACCCCTGAAGCCTTCCACGGCCCCGACACCCCCCCCTTCTCTCTCCCCTCAAGCCCCTTCTCTCTCCCCTCAAGCCCCTTCTCTCCCCTCTCCCCTCTCCCCTCTCCCCTCTCCCGGACAGGACGTGACCCCCCGATGAACCCCCTAGGCTTCGGCGACCCGCTGCGTCTCGGCCCGTACCGGCTGCTCGGTGTGCTGGGCGAGGGCGGCATGGGCAAGGTGTACCTCGCGGCGGGAGCCGACGGCCGCCCGGCCGCGGTGAAGGTGCTGCGCCCCGAGCTCGCGCACGACCAGCACCTGGCCCAGCGTTTCGTACGCGAGGCGCACACGGCGCAGGCGGTCAGGAGCGGTGGGGTGGCGCGGGTGCTCGACGCGCAGATGGACGGCGGACGGCCGTGGATCGCGACGGAGTTCCTGGCCGGGCCGACGCTGGACGAGGCGGTGGCGCGGTACGGCCCGTTCGACGAGCCGACGGTACGGGCGCTGGCGGCGGCGCTGGGCGAGACGCTGCGGGACATCCACGCCGCCGGGCTGATCCACCGCGACATCAAGCCGCCGAACATCGTGCTCACGTCGGACGGCCCCCGGGTCATCGACTTCGGCATCGCCCGCCCCGAGCACGGCCTCACGCTGACGACGACCGGCCAGATCCCGGTCACGCCCGGCTACGGAGCGCCGGAGCAGGTCCTCGGGCGGCGGGTGACCGGGGCGGCGGACGTGTTCTCGCTGGGCGCGGTGCTCGTGTACGCGGCGACGGGGCGGCGGGCGTACGACGGGGCGCATGTGGCGGCCGTGCAGTACGCGGTGGTGCACGAGCAGCCGGACCTGGGCGCCCTGCCGCCCGCGCTGCACCAGTTGATCGCCCCGTGCCTGGCCCGCGAACCCGAGCTGCGGCCGACGCCGGAGCAGGTGGCGCAGGCCTTCGTACCGGACCGGCGCAAGGTCCGCGACGTGTGGCGGCGGGGTGCGCTGCACGAGGAGGTGAAGCGCAGGGAGACCGAGGTCCGGCGCCAGTCCAAGGCGGCCGCCGCGACCGTGGTGGCGGGCACGACGCCCGCCCCGAGCAGGCGCCGCGTGCTGGCGGCCTGGGGCGGGGGCGGCGCCGTGCTGCTGGCCGGCGGCGGAGGCACGGCGTGGTGGCTGGGCAGGCGCGGGGAGGACGCCCTGCCGCCCGAGGGCGACGCTCCGGAGGCCCCGCTCCTGGACCAGGCGAACGCGGGCATCCGCCCCACGCCCCTGTGGGGTCCGGTCGACCTGGCGGCGACGGGCCCGCTCGCCCCGCCGGTGGCCCTGCGCGACGTGGTGGTCTTCCCCGACCGGAACGGCGGCCTGACGGCGCTGAAGGTGGTGGACGGCGCGACGAAGTGGACGCTCCCGGACATCTCGAAGACCGCCCGCCAACTCCCCCTGACGCTGACCGACTTCGCAGCGGTCAACACCTCAGGCCACCTGGTGGTCCACAACGCCTCGACCAGCAGACAGCTCTGGTCGCTCCCGGCGGCGGAGGCGGCCCTCCTGCTGGCCGCCACTCCCGACACCGTCTACGTCCTCACCACCAAGGGCGCGCTGCGGGCCGTGGACGTCGCCGGCCGCACGATCCGCTGGACGATCGCGTCCACGGAACGCGTCACGAACACCACGGGCCCCTGGGCCGCCGCCGACACCGACCACCTGGTCCTCTCCGGCACGGACGGCAGCGTCACGGCCTACGCCAAGGCGACCGGCCGCCGCGCCTGGCAGATCCGCGGCCAGTCCTCGGGCAGCCTGCGGCCCGCCGTCGACGACGGCACGGTCTACCTGGGCGGCCGCACCCTGACCGCCGTCACCCTGGCCACCGGCGAGCGCCTCTGGTCCATCGACGCGAGCAGCCCCCGGCTCACCTGGGGCCCGCCGGCGGTCGACGCCAACGGCGTCACGGCCACCCAGGGCAGGGCCGTCCGCCGCTACGCCAAGGACGGCAGCAGCCCCGACTTCTGGTACGCCGACCTGAACGGCGACTTCCCCGACCCGCAGCCCCCCGTCGTCCAGGGCGACTGCGTCTGGACCGTCGAAAGCGCCAACGGCGACTCCGGCGTCTCGGGCATCTCCATCCCGGAGGGCAAGCGCGTCTGGACCTACGAACGCGACAACACGGGCCCCTGGGCGATGACGGCCAAGGCCAACCGCGTCTTCCTGATCAGCAAGGGCAAGGTGGCGGCGTTGCCGACGTTCTGAACGGCTGCCCCGACGCCGCGCTGCTCGGCGCCGCCGTCCTCGCCCCGTCTCCCTCGGTCACGAGCTCAACGAGTCCGGCACTTCCAAGGGGTTCTGGCAGCCGAGGAGCGTGCGGGTGTACCGGAGCAACGCAGAGGCAACGCGTCCCGTCAGGTCGGGGTCCCGACTTCCCAGCCCCTGTTCCGTCACAGAGACTTCCAAGGGGAGTTGCCGCTCCTGCCCGGGCGCGGTCCCCGCGAGCCTGCAGGGAGCCACGACAGCAAGGCCAGCCTCCTGTTTCAGCGGCTGTACGTACACACCGTCCGCCGCCTTGCGCCAGCCCTTCGCGGAACTCCCGACGGTGACGGAGTCCATGGTGAGCGTCGACCACATGACACGTCCGGTCATCCAGCCTCGGGAATCGACCCCCGTGCCACCCAGCGTGCACAGTCTGGAGCTGTCGCGCCGGAGGTCGTCGCTCCCGGCCGTCCAGGCGCGGGCCTGTTCGGTCAGACGGTCCTTCAGCCGACCGGGCGCGCCGCTCACCACCTGAACGTCGTCCTCGGCCAGGATCGATTCCACGGCGTCCACGTTGCCGTCACCGAACACCTGCCGACAGACGTTGAGATCCGACGACGACTCCCGCCCGGCCTGCGCGCCTTCGCCCGTGCAGGCCGCCGTGACGAGCACGAGGGCGCAGGTCGCGAAAACGCCGCTCCGTCCCCACGACGAGCCCATCATTGTCCTCATGCGACCTTCGGCCTTCCTCCGGCCGCGTTGACACCGGCGTTGTAGGAGTATTCGGCTTCCCTGAACATGTCGCGCTTCTCTTCCACGCTCATCCCGACGGACTCCGCATAGTTGAGCAGCGGGACTACTGCGCTCCTCTTTCCGGCCTGTCGAGTCCCCTCGATGTCCGTCAACGCCTCGTCGTCGTTGTTGTACTCGTTGTCCTTGAGGTACTGGAGGGTGTCCGTGGCGTAGGCGGTGTCGATCGACGAGCCCGCGGCCTCCATCACCAGAGGCACCGCCGTGACGACAACGAGCCCTGCGGCCGGCCCGAGCACGACTGCGGAGCCGACGCCCACGACAGCCGCCACTCCGGAGCTCACACCCGTCTTGCGCCACTCCGCCTGCTGTTCAAGCTCCAGGTTGCGCTGATCCTCGTCGTCCTTGAAGTCCTGAGCGATCTGATGGATGCGCGATTCGTCGAGGATCCCATGCATCTTCGTGGCGTTATGTGCGAACTCGAGACCGTCGGCCTTGTCCCCGCCCATCGTCTTCAGCCCACTGGCTTCGAAGACCTGTTGTGCTGCGGACATGCTCTTGTAGGCACCCTCGTCCCCCGCTACCGCGGTCATGAATCGGAGGCTCGCGACCTGACCGAAGTCCGTGTGTTCCTTGCCGTCGCTGCTGAACTTGAACAGCTCGTCCCGGCGCGTATTCTCGCCACTGTCGCCGAATCCATACGTGGAGTAGTTGAGATCGTCGATGTAAGCGGCTCCCATGTTGCCGAGGCTGTCCATCAAGGATTCATGCCGCTTCCTCAGCTCCGAATCCGTCCCGTAGTCGTTGATCACCTCCTGCATGATCCTGGCGGATTCCGCGTCCCTGCGCAGCACCGGGTTGGGGTCGTCCCAAGCGTGGCCGGTAGTCGCGGCCTCCAGGGCGTGACCGAGTGCGTCCGGCATGTTCGCGGCCGTCTTCTGCGCCTCGTCGGGATCATGGCCGTCGAAATCGGGGAAGAACTCGTAGTCCGCTGCCTGGAAGAAGTCCAGATAGCCGGTGAACTGATCTCCGTCCTTCTTCGGGTCCAGGTCGACCCTCCCCCCGATCGTGCCGTCCGGGTTGTAAGAGGTGGGGTCGGCCGTGAAGAACTGCTTCGCAGCGTCGGGGCTGTGCCCGAGTGCCTCCAGCATCGACACCATGGGGTCGTAGCCGGATCCGTTCACCCCGGAGGGGTTGAACGGATCCTTCAGCCACCCTCCGATGTTCCGGTTCCCCGCGAACGTGTAGGGATCTTTGGCATGCAACTGAGTGACGTGCTCGGCGATCGGGACCAGAAACTTCGGGTCGTAGTTTCCGTAACGCATGATGCCGCCGAGCAGCTGGTAACCGAATGCCGGGTTGTTGTCGTACTTGGCCAGCGGAATCCGCTCGGTTCCCAGCTTCCGCATCTCGGCCGACCAGTTCTCGGTCCACCTGTCGCCGCCCTGCGTGGCCGTCGCGAGGTTGAGGCCCAGGTTCTTCTGCAGGTTCTGGACGTCCTCAAGACGCTGCTTGTCCACCTTCGAGTAGTCATAGGTGTCAGTGGAGAGCTGGCCGAAGAACTCGAGTGCGCCTTTGGACCCGAGCCCGTCGTAGAAGCTCCTGGAGAATTCCTTGGACCTGCTGTTGTCACTCAGCAGCTCGTTCATCTGCTCGAGCTCGGCGTGCGAGAGCTCCCGGCCCTTCTTCGCCAGGTCCACCGCGCGCTGCGCTTCCTCGGCATCCAGACTGCCGTACTTCGGCGCGCTGAAATTGTGCTTGTCGCCGGTGATATTGGCCCTGAGCGCGTTCGCGCAGGCGATGTCGGCGTCGTCGCAGGTCTCGAGGATCGCGTCGATGCGGCGCTGCCAAGCGTCGACGGCGGCATGTTCCTTGCGGACCAGTTCCTGGAAGTCGGGGTCGTGCCGGACACCCGGGTCCTTGGTCGACGACAGCGGTTCCCTGGCCTCGACCTTGCCGTCCGAGGTGACTCTGAAGCCCTTGGCCGGCGCCTCCGTCTCGGCGATCTTCGCAAGGTCGTCCTTGGCCTTCTTGAAGGCCCGGTAGCCGTCCAGAAGGATCTTGTGGATCCCGTCCGCCGCCTTCGCCGCGTCCTCGAACTCCTTCGCCGTCTTGTCCACGAACGGCTTCGTGACCTCGGCGTTCACGCCTCGCCAGTACTCGTCCCGGGCCTTGGCGGACATCGTCGTTCGGGCGTCCTCGGCCAGCTTGTCCAGCTTGCCCTTCGCCTCGGACCAACCGTCCGCCGCCGCCTTCAGCTTCTCCAGCGGTGCGTGGAAGACGTTGTCATAGGTCAGCACGGCTACTCCCCGCCTACTTCAGATACTCGTTGATCTTGGACGCGGCGAGGGCCGCCCTGATGTCCTCTTCTTCCTTCGCGTGCGAGGCCGCGCTGTAGTCGAGGTGGTTCGAGATGTTCGCGCAGGCGTCGAGCAGGGTGCCAAGCTGTGAGGACCAGGTCTCGTGTACCTCTGCCATGGCGGCACCGGTCCGGAAGCCGTTGGTCTTCAGACCGGTCGCGGCCTCGGTGGTCTGCGTCCGGGCATGGTTGCCGTCCTTGACCAGCCGCCCGTGCAAGGCGTACGCGGCGCTGCCGATGGCGCCCAGCTTGTCCTGGTCGACTCCCAGGTCGGCGTTGCCGCCGCCCTGCCCGCCGGGCGCTTGGTCGAGCCGCATGCCGACCGGAAGCCCTGCGGCGCTCCGGGCCGTGGCCCATTCCTGATCGAACGACATGGTCTCCCCCGTGCCGAAGAATCCCTGGGTGTCGGCGGCCGCGCGGGCACCACGAACCACCCGACCCCGCCGAACGCGAGGCTCAGACAGTAGGGGAACTCCGCCACGTCGGATCGGCAGCCGAAACCGATCTCCGCCACCCGCCGCGCTCGCCCTCGGCCACCGGCACGCCCCTGGCGGCGCCCCGACGTGCCGACGAGCAGCACGACCTGCCGGAAGTCCCGACTCCGGCCGGCCGTGACAAAGGCGCGAACTCGCCCCTCAGCCGGTTGATTTGCGGTTGCTTCGCGTTGACCACGTCGCTCCCGGCCGCCAACTCGCACATACCTGCGGCTGCAGGCGTCGCCAAGCTACCGGACACCGACCGCGCCTACGCGACTGCAATTCACAGTCTGTCAGCTTCCGAACGGCGGTTGGTGCTGCTGATGCTGCGGCTGTGCCTGCGGATACGCGTCGCCCTGCGGGGCTCCGTACGGCGCGTACGGCGGTGCGGCGGGAGCCGTCGGCGGCATGGGCGGCACGGCGTCGCGTCGACGGGAGCGGAGGACGACGGCCGTCACCGCTCCGCCGACCAGGACCGCCGCCCCGACGCCGAGCGCGACCCACAGGCCGGTGTTGCCGCCGCCCTCGGAGGGGGAGGCGGCGGGCGGCGGGGTGTTGTCGGCCTGCGACGGGGCGGGAGTGGCGGACGCACTCGCGGAGGCCGAGGGCGGCGTGGTGGCCTCCGCTGCGGCGAGGTCCGGCAGGGGGTAGACGTCGGCGGGGCCGGGGTCTCCGGGGGTGGTCAGCGCGCGGAGGGGGCGGATGGTGCCGTAACCGAGGTAGTCGGTGCGCTCCTTGCCGCTCTTCGGCTTGCCCGCGGTGTTGAGCATGACGCGCAGGACCTGGTTGTTGGTCCAGTCGGGGTGCTTGGACCAGATCAGAGCGGCGGAGGCGGAAGCGAGGGCGGTGGCGCCACTGGTACCGCTGCCGGAGCAGAGCTGTGTGCCCTTGGAACAGGCGTTCACCAGATTCTCCGCCGGGGCGGCCAGATCGACCTGAGGGCCGGTCTGGGACTCGGTCCACCAAGCGGCCTTCTTGTCGAGACCGCCTACGCCGACCACGCCGGGCGTCGCCGCGGGGTATTCGGCCTTGTTGTCCGAGCCGGCGCTGTTGCCGACGGCCGCGAAGATCAGCTTGTTCTTGGAGAGCGCGTAGCGAACGGCTTGTTCCAGTTCGGGTCCGATGCGGTCCGTGCCGGAGCCGACGGAGATGTTGATGACCTTGGCCTCGGAGTCTGCGGCGAACCGGATGGCCTTCGCCATCCCCACCGAGAACGAGTCCACGCGGTCCTTCTCGTACAACCGCTCCTGGTTGTAGACGAGCCTGATCGGAAGGATCTTGGCCTCGGGCGCGAGGCCGAAGGACCCTTCGACGCTGCCGCGTGCTCCGGTTGCGGCGATCAGGCTCGCCATGCCGGTGCCGTGGTTGTCGACGTCGTTGTTCTCGTCGCCCGAGAGACGGGAGTAGTCCTTGCCGGGAAGGACCTGTCCGCGGAGGTCGGCGATGGAGTCGTCGACGCCGGAATCGATGACGGCGACGACGACGCCCGCGCCCTTGCTGGCCTTCCAGATCTTGTCCGCACCCATGGCCTTCAGATGCCACTGCTGGTCTCGTACGGACTCGGCGTGGGCCGGCGTCGCACCGATGCCCAGCAGTGTCAGGGCCATCACGGCCGCCGTCAGGGAGCCGGACCGCATGGCCCGTCCACTGCTGGTTCGCATCTGTTTCTCCGTGCCCTTCTGCCTACGGGATCAGTCGACGACCGGGGGGACGATCGGGCGCTTGCCCTGCTGCCAGGTCTCCTCGTCCTCGACGAGGTAGTCGGGACGCTCGCCACCACGCTCCTCGGGACGGTCGTCGCCCGAACGGGCGCCGGCACCGTGCATCCCGGCACCGCGTCCCGCGGCCGGTCCGGCCCCGGAGCCCGCCTGACCACCGCGCACGAGCCCGGTGCCGCCGGGGGTGAACGGGCGGGAGCCGGCCTGGCCGCTCTTCTGGGCCCGGCCGCCGACCACTCCGCCCTGCTCCATGGCCAGTCGGCGACCGGCCGCCGTACCACCAGCGCCGCCACCACCGCCGGCGTGCGGGCTCATGGCGCCACCCGCTCCGCCACGGCCGTAGGCCTGCTCGTTGCCGATCACCGTGCTGCGCGGGATGCCCGTCGTGGGCCGGCCGCCGTTCGTCGGCGTCACGGGCCGTCCGCCGACGATGCCGGTCTCTCGCGGAAGGCGCGCCGAAGCCGTCCCGCCGGGGCCGAACGGGCCCGGTCGCAGACCGGACACGCCGCCCTTCACCGTGCCGCTGCCGGTCGGCAGCTGCCCGGGACCGCCACCGGGGCCGGTGATGAACGGAGGCGGGGTCGTCTGGGTGCCACCGGGGTAGGTCGGCGTCTCGGGCTTCACCATGCCCGGCCCGGGCGGTGTGTTGGGGGTGGGCCGGGTGTCGGGCGGAGTCGTCACGGAGTCGATCCCCAGGTCTACGGGCACCTCGGGCACGACATGCGTGGGCGTGGGACGGACGGTACCGCCGACGTCGGTGGTCCCCCCGTCCGTGGTGTGCACGACACCGCGTTCGGTGGCACTGTCCGTACGTCCACTGACCTGCCGGTTCTGGGAGGTCCCGGTCGTGGAGGAGGTGCTGGTGCGGGACGAACGGCCCGGCACCTGGATGTGGGTCTCCGGCGCCCTCCACTTGTCGCCCAGGTACCCCGCCGGCGGTGGGAACTCCGGTCGCGTCGCGGCGTTCACCCGCTGGCCGGTGAACGTGTACGTCTGCCCCAGCGAGCGCAGCTTCATCAGCGCCTCGATGCGGGCCTTCTCCCGTGCACTCGACGCCGCGTTCATGTCGTCGGTGGCCGTCTTGACCTCGGTCTTGCCGGCGCCCGGGTCGTGACGGGCCGCGTTCAGGACGCGCTGGGCGGTCGCGTAGTCCGTCTTCGCCGACGCGCTCGTCTTGGCGAGCTGGTCGACGCCGCTCTTGGCCTGAGCCATGGCCTGGGCGGACTCCGCCAGGCACTCGCCCGCCAGCTGGGTGTAGTTGGCGAGGTAGAACGTGGCGCTCGCCGTGGCGGCGGTCCACTCGACGAACGAATCCGCCGCCATGCCCTTCCAGCTGAGACCGCCGGTGGCGCGGGCGCGCAGGTACTCGGCGATCTTGGTGATCTCGTCCGCCGCGCTCTTGAGCTTGCCCGAGAGGGCCTCGGCGCGGGCGTGCTGGATGGGAGTCAGCATCGCCAGCAGCTGTTCGTTCGACATGCCTTCCAGCGACGTCGACTTCGCTTCAGGCGTTTTGGGCCCCTTACCCATGCGACTCTTCCCCCGTTTCCGTCCAGTGGTTCACTGATAGTCGCCCTGCGCGTCGCCGCCACCCGCGGGCGCGTCGGTCCGCGGAGAGGCGCCGCTCGCGGTGTGCTGGGCGTTCTTCTTCTCGCCGGTGTCCTGCAGGTCCGTGATCTGCGTGTTGAGCGCCCGCATCCGCCTGCGGATGTCGTCGTCGATGTTCTCGTACCCGCTCTTGGAGAGGTCGATCGCGATCTTCATGCTCTCCATCTGGAGCCCCAGCACCTTGGAGAACTTGAGCAGTTCGGCCCGGACGACGTCGAAGCTGGAGAAGAGGAAGCCCGCCTCGTGGAACCCCGGGCCCGCCAGGGCGGCCTCTTCCAGCCAGTCCTCGCCGATCTTGCCCGGGCCGGCGTTCGATCCCTCGAAGCCCGTGAGCAGCGCGTCCACGCGGTCCTTCAGGTGCGCCAGCTCGTTCACCTCGACGGCCAGGCTGGCCGCCGCCCCGGCCACCGCGCCGACGCCGCCCATCAGGGGCATCAGGGAGAGTGCCGTGTTCACGGCTCCCCCGCTGTCCGTCGCCTCCGCCATAGCGCCTCCCCGTTCGACAAGTCAGGAGTTCATGGTAGTCAAGACGACGGACAGCGCGCACCTCCGGGTTGCACAAGCAACGCAG includes the following:
- a CDS encoding WXG100 family type VII secretion target — protein: MSNEQLLAMLTPIQHARAEALSGKLKSAADEITKIAEYLRARATGGLSWKGMAADSFVEWTAATASATFYLANYTQLAGECLAESAQAMAQAKSGVDQLAKTSASAKTDYATAQRVLNAARHDPGAGKTEVKTATDDMNAASSAREKARIEALMKLRSLGQTYTFTGQRVNAATRPEFPPPAGYLGDKWRAPETHIQVPGRSSRTSTSSTTGTSQNRQVSGRTDSATERGVVHTTDGGTTDVGGTVRPTPTHVVPEVPVDLGIDSVTTPPDTRPTPNTPPGPGMVKPETPTYPGGTQTTPPPFITGPGGGPGQLPTGSGTVKGGVSGLRPGPFGPGGTASARLPRETGIVGGRPVTPTNGGRPTTGIPRSTVIGNEQAYGRGGAGGAMSPHAGGGGGAGGTAAGRRLAMEQGGVVGGRAQKSGQAGSRPFTPGGTGLVRGGQAGSGAGPAAGRGAGMHGAGARSGDDRPEERGGERPDYLVEDEETWQQGKRPIVPPVVD